One Vitis vinifera cultivar Pinot Noir 40024 chromosome 8, ASM3070453v1 genomic window carries:
- the LOC100244745 gene encoding adenine/guanine permease AZG1 codes for MVTPPKLAISTRLNAYIANTRVGKRFKLAERNTTFTTELRAGTATFLTMAYILAVNASILTESGGTCSVSDCTRLCSDPTVAVANCTGSGLRVIQPDDSCKFPPVNQGYLACLERTRKDLIVATVASSLIGCLIMGTFANLPLALAPGMGTNAYFAYTVVGYHGSGKVPYSSALAAIFIEGLIFLFISAVGLRARLAKLVPKPVRISSAAGIGLFLAFIGLQNNQGIGLIAYSSSTLVTLGACPRSSRASLAPVVAAANGTVTLLPGGTVSDDTMCSSDRMLSPTFWLGMVGFFIIAYCLVKNIKGAMIYGIVFVTVVSWFRNTLVTAFPDTVSGNSAHQYFKKIVDVHAIESTAGALSFSGMGKGNFWEALFTFLYVDILDTTGTLYSMARFAGFTDDNGDFEGQYFAFMSDAASIVVGSLLGTSPVTTFIESSTGIREGGRTGLTALTVAGYFFMAFFFTPLLASIPAWAVGPPLILVGVLMMKCVVQIEWDDMKQAIPAFVTMLLMPLTYSIAYGLIGGICTYIVLQLWDWGQELLGKLGIRRRLKSDSLISEGANGDNNGTNGDAKRHEVV; via the coding sequence ATGGTGACTCCTCCAAAGCTTGCAATTTCCACTCGCCTAAACGCCTATATAGCCAACACCCGTGTTGGAAAACGCTTCAAACTCGCTGAGAGGAACACCACCTTCACCACCGAGCTCCGAGCCGGCACCGCTACGTTCCTCACCATGGCCTACATCCTGGCCGTTAACGCCAGCATACTCACCGAATCAGGTGGCACATGCTCCGTCTCTGACTGCACCCGACTCTGCTCCGACCCCACCGTCGCCGTAGCCAACTGCACAGGCTCCGGACTCCGAGTCATCCAACCCGATGACTCGTGCAAGTTCCCCCCAGTTAACCAGGGCTACTTGGCGTGTCTGGAGAGAACCCGCAAAGACCTCATCGTAGCCACTGTGGCTTCGTCTCTTATAGGGTGTTTGATAATGGGAACTTTCGCGAACCTTCCTTTGGCTTTGGCTCCTGGAATGGGCACAAATGCCTACTTCGCTTACACAGTTGTTGGGTATCACGGGTCTGGTAAAGTCCCTTACAGCAGTGCCTTAGCGGCCATTTTCATCGAAGGCTTGATCTTTCTCTTCATTTCGGCAGTTGGGTTACGAGCCAGACTCGCCAAACTCGTACCCAAACCGGTTCGAATATCGTCAGCTGCCGGCATCGGTCTCTTCCTCGCTTTCATCGGACTGCAAAACAACCAAGGAATCGGGCTTATCGCGTACAGCTCTTCCACCCTAGTTACACTCGGAGCTTGCCCCAGATCGTCTCGGGCGTCGTTAGCTCCTGTCGTGGCGGCAGCCAACGGCACCGTCACTTTGCTTCCCGGCGGTACCGTCTCCGACGATACTATGTGCTCCAGCGATCGCATGCTAAGTCCCACATTTTGGCTTGGTATGGTGGGTTTCTTTATAATTGCTTATTGTCTAGTGAAAAACATTAAAGGGGCTATGATTTATGGCATAGTGTTTGTAACGGTGGTCTCATGGTTCCGTAACACTCTAGTTACGGCGTTTCCTGACACTGTTTCTGGTAATTCGGCTCATCAGTATTTCAAGAAAATTGTTGATGTGCATGCGATCGAGAGCACTGCTGGGGCACTGAGCTTTAGTGGCATGGGCAAAGGCAATTTTTGGGAAGCATTGTTTACATTTTTATATGTCGATATCCTTGATACCACTGGCACTTTATATTCCATGGCCCGATTCGCTGGCTTTACGGATGATAATGGTGATTTTGAGGGACAGTATTTTGCCTTCATGTCTGATGCTGCCTCAATCGTTGTGGGTTCTCTGCTCGGTACATCACCAGTGACCACGTTTATAGAGTCGTCGACCGGAATCAGGGAAGGTGGGCGAACGGGGCTCACAGCTTTAACAGTGGCCGGCTACTTCTTCATGGCTTTCTTCTTTACGCCGCTGTTGGCGTCCATTCCTGCATGGGCGGTAGGGCCGCCGTTGATACTAGTCGGAGTTTTGATGATGAAGTGTGTGGTGCAGATAGAGTGGGATGATATGAAGCAGGCCATTCCTGCATTTGTGACCATGTTGTTGATGCCATTGACGTACTCCATAGCTTATGGTTTGATAGGTGGTATCTGTACTTATATTGTTTTGCAGCTGTGGGACTGGGGACAGGAACTGTTGGGAAAACTTGGAATCAGGAGACGGCTGAAGAGTGATAGTTTGATTAGTGAAGGGGCCAATGGAGACAACAATGGCACTAATGGAGATGCTAAGAGACATGAGGTTGTTTAG